GTTTCTGGACTAAAATTCCGGGAAATTAGCGAACTTTTCAATCTGCCTTTATCTACTACCCTTTCCAAATATCGTAGAGCAATGAAAAAATTAAAACAATCATGGAAGGAAGAATCCAACGATGAAGAACCGTGAAATGGAACAGAAAATTAAAATGACGATTCAACACTCCTTTTCCAACGATTCAGATCGTCTACAAAAGATTCTTTCTGAATGTGATTTGTCAAAAGGAGAAGAATATATGCAGCAGAATATCGCAAAGAAAAAAACGCCTAAATGGGTGCGTTGGGTTTCCGTAGCCGCTGCGGTGGTATGCGTTGGAATCATTAGCACATTCGGCGCAGTTTATTACACACAAAATATATCTGTAGATTCTGAAATTATTTTAGATGTCAATCCAAGTATTGAAATGAGCATCAACGCAAAAGAAAAAGTGGTTGATGTAACGGCGCAAAACGAGGATGCCGTTGCTATATTGGATGGCATGGACTTAAAAGGAACAGATTTAAACGTTGCTGTCAATGCCTTACTAGGCTCCCTTGTAAAACATGGATATATCGATGAGCTGGCAAATTCTATTCTAGTCACTGTAGAAAATGATAATGCCAATAAAGGCGCACAGTTACAGCAGGATTTAGTCGCGGAAATTAACCGTATCTTATCTGGCCAATCAATCCAAGGAGCTGTTTTGGGGCAAAATATTAGTAAAAACACACAGCTTCAAGAACTTGCCAATCAATATCAAATTTCATTGGGGAAAGCTGCGTTAGTCCAAACCTTAACCCAAATTAATCCACTATATTCCATAGAAGAAATGTCTAAACTTTCGATTCATGAATTAAACCTGTTGTTGGAATCCCAGGGGAACTCCCAGCAGAACAATAAGATCCAATCAACTGGTTCCGCCAGTGATAAGGCTTACAT
This is a stretch of genomic DNA from Clostridium facile. It encodes these proteins:
- a CDS encoding PepSY domain-containing protein; this encodes MKNREMEQKIKMTIQHSFSNDSDRLQKILSECDLSKGEEYMQQNIAKKKTPKWVRWVSVAAAVVCVGIISTFGAVYYTQNISVDSEIILDVNPSIEMSINAKEKVVDVTAQNEDAVAILDGMDLKGTDLNVAVNALLGSLVKHGYIDELANSILVTVENDNANKGAQLQQDLVAEINRILSGQSIQGAVLGQNISKNTQLQELANQYQISLGKAALVQTLTQINPLYSIEEMSKLSIHELNLLLESQGNSQQNNKIQSTGSASDKAYIGEEKAKEIALSHAGLSENDVTIQKIKLDYDDGMVEYDVEFFTATQEYDYNINAQTGDVVSNEIEPFHANNTSPQGQGATITLEQAKQAALSHAGVSANAASFKKVELENDDNKLVYELEFYTLDAEYDYKIDASSGAVLSYDQEQFNQGGSSNNGSSISEEEARRIAQNKAPNAQIVSFQLERDNGQEIYEIELREGNIEYDCEIRKSDGAIIKWEQDIDD